The following proteins are co-located in the Chaetodon auriga isolate fChaAug3 chromosome 23, fChaAug3.hap1, whole genome shotgun sequence genome:
- the LOC143316252 gene encoding beta-1,3-galactosyltransferase 1-like — translation MPSKVSCLYLLTVVCWASALWYLSVSRPSTSYGGQLTIPIRKTPKLNKNGTFSNIRTRSLNPHDFGYLINEAKKCEAEPPFLVILISTTHKEFDARQAIRETWGDESTFPDVRVVTLFLLGRSTDAVLNQMVEQESQIFHDIVVEDFIDSYHNLTLKTLMGMRWVATFCSKAQYVLKTDSDIFVNMENLIYNLLKPTTKPRRRYFTGYVINGGPIRDMRSKWYMPRDLYPESKYPPFCSGTGYVFSADVAELIYKTSLHTRLLHLEDVYVGVCLRKLGIHPFQNSGFNHWKMAYSLCRYRRVVTVHQISPEEMHRIWNDMTSKKHLKC, via the coding sequence ATGCCTTCTAAGGTCTCCTGCTTATACTTGCTGACAGTGGTTTGCTGGGCCAGCGCTCTGTGGTACCTGAGTGTGTCCCGCCCCTCCACGTCCTACGGGGGCCAGCTGACGATCCCTATACGCAAAACGCCCAAGTTGAACAAGAACGGCACCTTCAGTAACATCCGCACGCGCTCGCTCAACCCGCACGACTTCGGCTACCTCATCAACGAGGCCAAGAAGTGCGAGGCGGAGCCCCCCTTCCTCGTCATCCTGATCAGCACCACCCACAAGGAGTTCGACGCCCGTCAGGCCATCCGAGAGACATGGGGTGACGAGAGCACGTTCCCGGACGTGCGCGTGGTCACGCTCTTCTTGTTGGGCCGCAGCACTGACGCTGTCCTCAACCAGATGGTGGAGCAGGAGAGTCAGATCTTTCATGACATTGTGGTGGAGGATTTCATCGACTCCTACCACAACCTTACGCTGAAGACGCTGATGGGCATGCGCTGGGTGGCCACGTTTTGCTCTAAGGCTCAATATGTCCTCAAGACGGACAGTGACATCTTTGTCAACATGGAGAACCTCATCTACAACCTGCTGAAGCCCACCACCAAGCCCAGGAGGAGGTACTTCACCGGCTACGTCATCAACGGTGGGCCAATCAGAGACATGCGCAGCAAGTGGTACATGCCCAGGGATCTGTACCCCGAGAGCAAGTACCCGCCCTTCTGCTCCGGCACCGGCTACGTCTTCTCGGCAGACGTGGCCGAGCTCATATACAAGACCTCCTTACACACCAGGCTGCTGCACCTGGAGGACGTGTACGTCGGCGTTTGCCTCCGAAAGCTGGGCATCCACCCCTTCCAGAACAGCGGCTTCAACCACTGGAAGATGGCCTACAGCCTCTGCCGCTACCGCCGGGTGGTCACCGTCCACCAGATCTCCCCCGAGGAGATGCACCGCATCTGGAACGACATGACCAGCAAGAAGCACCTCAAATGTTAG